Proteins encoded together in one Patescibacteria group bacterium window:
- a CDS encoding ABC transporter substrate-binding protein, with amino-acid sequence MRIAKPRYYVRLIRAFWQKHRRVILISLTITILAVFFLPKLVSLNPIKRQEKIGLAGRYNLTNLPNEIISLISYGLTIPLPDGSVEPGLAESWEVREDGKIYIFAIKENVRWHDGSEVLAKDINYNFSDVSVTVLDDHHIKFELKESFSPFPVVVSRPVFKNNLIGLGDYKAKKIERSGQIIRKLVLVPAKDSAKPNLIFHFFPNEEAAKTGYKLGEVDYLEEILAPGELENWDNTKIEKGVKYDRYTALFFNTQLDKFADKPIRQALAYAIEKRWEPRALSFYNPDSWAYNSTVKPYDKDLENARTLLGEGGEETVKQIKLSTIPSLANIAEQIKSDWQELGIETEIQFINSPDEEYEVILVNQQIPRDPDQYVLWHSTQVTNLSKYKSPKLDKLLEDGRKTLNQDERKTIYQDFQRFLVEDSPAVFLFYPTIYSLSRK; translated from the coding sequence ATGAGGATTGCCAAACCTCGTTATTACGTTCGCCTAATCCGCGCCTTTTGGCAAAAACACCGCCGGGTCATCCTCATTTCTCTGACAATCACTATTCTCGCCGTCTTTTTTCTTCCTAAACTTGTCAGTCTAAATCCAATTAAACGTCAGGAAAAAATTGGGCTAGCCGGCAGATATAATCTTACCAATCTACCAAACGAAATTATCAGTTTGATCAGTTATGGTTTAACGATTCCTTTACCAGATGGGTCAGTTGAACCAGGTTTGGCTGAGTCTTGGGAAGTTCGTGAGGATGGTAAGATCTATATTTTTGCCATTAAGGAAAATGTCCGCTGGCATGATGGCAGTGAAGTTCTAGCCAAAGATATTAATTACAATTTCAGTGATGTCAGTGTCACCGTTCTTGATGATCACCATATCAAATTCGAATTAAAAGAATCTTTTTCTCCTTTCCCAGTCGTTGTTTCTCGGCCTGTTTTCAAGAATAATCTTATTGGCCTGGGCGACTACAAAGCCAAGAAAATCGAGAGAAGCGGCCAAATAATCAGAAAATTAGTTCTTGTTCCAGCCAAAGACAGCGCAAAACCCAATCTCATTTTTCATTTCTTTCCTAATGAAGAAGCGGCCAAAACCGGTTACAAACTAGGTGAGGTTGATTACCTCGAAGAAATCCTGGCTCCAGGTGAATTGGAAAACTGGGACAATACTAAGATTGAGAAAGGTGTTAAATATGATCGCTACACGGCTCTTTTTTTCAATACCCAATTAGACAAATTTGCTGATAAACCCATTCGTCAAGCCCTAGCCTATGCAATTGAAAAAAGATGGGAACCTCGGGCTTTAAGTTTTTATAATCCCGATTCTTGGGCCTACAACAGCACCGTCAAACCCTATGATAAAGATTTAGAAAATGCCAGAACTTTACTAGGAGAGGGTGGAGAAGAAACCGTCAAACAGATCAAACTCTCAACCATTCCTTCACTGGCTAATATTGCCGAACAAATTAAAAGTGATTGGCAGGAATTAGGAATTGAAACCGAAATCCAATTTATCAACAGTCCGGATGAAGAGTACGAAGTCATCCTCGTTAATCAACAAATTCCCCGAGATCCAGACCAATATGTTCTCTGGCATTCAACCCAAGTAACTAATCTGAGTAAATATAAGAGCCCTAAATTAGACAAACTCTTAGAAGACGGCAGAAAAACCTTGAATCAGGATGAAAGAAAAACAATTTACCAAGACTTTCAAAGATTCCTAGTTGAAGATTCACCGGCCGTTTTCCTCTTTTATCCCACGATCTACAGCCTCTCAAGAAAATAG
- a CDS encoding serine protease encodes MTHKWYKGVELITPHIFKIDTPNGSGTGFQISYSKKKNLLGVATAYHVVSQEYEWEQPIKMTHYTSGKNVFLKENRVIIPYPENDLAFILFNKRDIPVKPVLDLPPFGKWVRSGSEIGWCGFPLIYPSKLCFFGGHVSSYLKDRNSYLVDGVGINGVSGGPAFIMSNKSDEVMVCGVISSYLPNRIRGEALPGLCYVSSVEPYLKMLEGFHSLDDAEKKAEEQESQKSEIQPPSLKKKTAKKSTR; translated from the coding sequence ATGACACATAAATGGTACAAAGGCGTTGAGTTAATAACTCCGCATATCTTTAAAATAGATACTCCCAACGGTAGTGGGACTGGTTTTCAAATTTCTTACTCTAAAAAAAAGAATCTACTAGGAGTGGCTACTGCTTATCATGTTGTTTCTCAAGAATATGAATGGGAACAACCAATAAAAATGACTCATTACACATCTGGTAAAAACGTGTTTTTAAAAGAAAATAGAGTGATAATACCATATCCAGAAAATGATCTCGCTTTTATCTTATTTAATAAAAGAGACATTCCGGTAAAGCCTGTGCTTGACTTGCCTCCTTTTGGAAAATGGGTGAGGTCTGGCTCGGAAATAGGTTGGTGTGGATTTCCCTTAATCTATCCTAGTAAATTGTGTTTTTTTGGAGGACATGTAAGTAGTTATTTAAAAGATAGAAATTCATATTTAGTTGATGGGGTAGGAATTAATGGAGTGAGTGGTGGTCCAGCCTTTATAATGAGTAACAAAAGCGATGAAGTGATGGTGTGTGGGGTTATCTCGAGTTACTTACCTAATCGTATCAGAGGAGAAGCACTACCAGGGTTATGCTATGTTTCATCTGTTGAACCTTACCTAAAAATGTTAGAGGGTTTTCATTCATTGGATGATGCTGAAAAAAAAGCAGAAGAACAAGAGTCTCAAAAATCGGAGATCCAACCGCCTTCTCTTAAAAAGAAAACGGCAAAAAAATCTACAAGATAA
- a CDS encoding transglutaminase-like domain-containing protein: MKKILIVFFLFFFSFTSFSLVFASEEFETSYQVRYQVNPNGLTQVTQSIALTNKLSNVYATQYSLLFQTSQIENIKARDNLGPLEVETKQTNNSTEINLKFNQQVVGTGKTLDFTVSYDAPDLVDKTGQVWEVSVPKLANAAEMSNYQLQLVVPTSFGATAYISPQPISISLEENFQIFSFTKNQLAQSGVSAAFGQFQVFDFIFDYHLKNDRLASTTTEIALPPDTAYQKVYYESLEPKPTNVRVDEDGNWLASYTLSGNQRLNIQATGQVKVFSQPQKNFPATSQETLQKNLQEQKYWPVNHPEIKEITSQLKSIEDIYDFVVDYLGYNFDLVKEGAERKGALAALKEPDQSICMEFTDLFVSLARTLGIPAREINGYAYTTNPKLRPLSLVADVLHSWPEYWNDERKIWVPVDPTWEKTTGGIDFFHKADLNHFAFVIHGVDSQLPAPAGSYRTQEDGGKNIQISFGKFKELPDSKIEVEFALPKSIFAGLKTKGNIIIHNLGPTAIYHLPTNISGEGIMINFASSDESALIPPFAKQEIPIEVYSKNWFEVGSAKINLSLDSQKYNQIIKIKSFIWQGILPVIGGLILLTAILLAIFKLTSRKLRGTKKLE, from the coding sequence ATGAAAAAAATCTTGATTGTTTTCTTTCTTTTCTTTTTTTCTTTCACCTCTTTTTCTTTAGTTTTTGCTTCAGAAGAATTTGAGACTTCCTACCAAGTCCGTTATCAGGTCAACCCTAATGGTCTGACTCAGGTCACCCAAAGCATTGCTTTAACTAACAAACTTTCTAATGTCTATGCCACCCAATATTCTCTTCTCTTCCAAACTAGTCAAATTGAAAATATTAAGGCGAGAGATAATCTTGGCCCTTTAGAGGTTGAGACTAAACAAACCAATAATTCAACCGAAATCAATCTCAAATTCAACCAACAGGTGGTTGGTACTGGTAAAACCCTTGACTTTACTGTCTCTTATGATGCCCCTGATTTAGTTGATAAGACTGGCCAAGTCTGGGAGGTTTCGGTACCTAAGTTAGCCAATGCCGCTGAAATGAGTAATTATCAACTCCAACTAGTCGTGCCTACCAGTTTTGGCGCCACTGCCTATATTAGTCCCCAACCTATTTCAATTAGCTTAGAAGAAAATTTTCAGATCTTTAGCTTTACTAAAAATCAGCTGGCCCAATCAGGCGTCAGTGCTGCTTTTGGCCAATTTCAGGTTTTTGATTTTATCTTTGACTATCACCTTAAAAATGATCGTCTTGCCTCAACCACCACAGAAATTGCTTTACCACCAGACACCGCCTATCAAAAAGTCTATTATGAATCACTTGAACCAAAACCAACTAATGTTCGGGTTGATGAAGATGGCAATTGGCTAGCCAGTTACACTTTATCAGGTAACCAGAGATTAAATATTCAAGCCACGGGGCAAGTAAAAGTCTTTTCTCAACCCCAAAAGAATTTCCCAGCTACCAGCCAAGAAACGCTCCAAAAAAACCTCCAAGAACAGAAATATTGGCCAGTCAATCATCCAGAAATAAAAGAGATTACCAGTCAATTAAAGTCAATTGAGGATATTTATGATTTTGTGGTTGATTATTTAGGCTATAATTTTGACCTGGTTAAAGAAGGAGCCGAAAGGAAAGGAGCTTTGGCCGCCTTAAAAGAACCTGACCAATCAATTTGTATGGAATTTACTGATCTTTTTGTTAGCTTAGCTCGGACTTTAGGCATTCCAGCCAGGGAGATTAACGGCTATGCTTATACCACTAACCCCAAACTCCGACCTTTAAGTTTGGTGGCCGATGTTCTTCATTCTTGGCCAGAATATTGGAACGATGAAAGAAAAATCTGGGTTCCAGTCGATCCTACTTGGGAAAAAACAACTGGTGGCATAGATTTCTTTCATAAGGCTGATTTGAATCACTTTGCTTTTGTCATCCATGGAGTTGATAGTCAACTGCCTGCACCCGCTGGTTCCTACAGAACTCAAGAAGATGGCGGCAAAAATATTCAAATTAGCTTTGGTAAATTTAAAGAATTACCTGACAGTAAAATAGAAGTGGAATTTGCTCTCCCCAAATCTATTTTTGCTGGTTTGAAAACAAAAGGAAATATTATTATCCATAACTTAGGACCAACTGCCATCTATCACCTGCCAACTAATATCTCCGGAGAGGGGATTATGATTAATTTTGCCTCCTCTGACGAATCGGCTCTCATTCCTCCCTTTGCTAAGCAAGAGATTCCCATTGAAGTTTATAGTAAAAATTGGTTTGAAGTTGGCTCAGCAAAAATTAATCTTTCTCTTGACAGTCAAAAATATAACCAAATAATAAAAATCAAATCATTTATCTGGCAGGGAATTCTACCAGTCATTGGGGGGCTAATTCTCCTAACCGCTATTTTGCTGGCCATTTTTAAATTGACATCAAGAAAATTACGTGGTACAAAAAAACTAGAATGA
- the secG gene encoding preprotein translocase subunit SecG, whose protein sequence is MSNLLTILQIVFSIGLITTILLQARGTGLGNLFGGAGGESYRSKRGVEKILFLATIGLAIGFLLISVVNIFAQ, encoded by the coding sequence ATGAGCAATCTTTTAACCATTCTCCAAATAGTTTTTTCGATTGGCTTGATTACAACTATTCTTTTACAAGCCCGGGGGACTGGCTTAGGTAATTTATTTGGTGGAGCTGGTGGTGAATCCTATCGATCAAAAAGAGGGGTTGAAAAGATTCTTTTTTTGGCCACAATTGGTCTGGCTATCGGCTTTCTGCTCATCTCTGTTGTTAATATTTTTGCTCAATGA
- a CDS encoding zinc ribbon domain-containing protein, which translates to MESQTTCPECQSNISLSDYFCPNCGKKLKEKPLSTTLLKQLLIYLVSFFLPPLGIWPAIKYLRQSDKKSKKIGLVAVFLTIISIVITSWLTISFINSFNQKIGSQLDLYQGLDY; encoded by the coding sequence ATGGAGTCTCAAACTACGTGCCCCGAATGCCAATCAAACATTTCTTTATCAGATTATTTTTGTCCGAATTGTGGGAAAAAACTAAAAGAGAAGCCCTTATCAACAACTCTTTTAAAACAGTTATTAATTTACTTGGTGAGCTTTTTTTTACCCCCTCTGGGAATCTGGCCGGCGATTAAATATCTCCGTCAATCAGATAAAAAATCAAAGAAGATTGGCTTAGTAGCAGTTTTTTTAACCATCATTTCAATCGTGATAACAAGTTGGTTAACGATTAGTTTCATAAACTCGTTCAACCAAAAAATTGGTAGCCAGCTTGATCTTTATCAGGGGTTGGACTATTGA
- a CDS encoding phage holin family protein, giving the protein MKKVIRSFVINLAAIIIISQSIEGFIVSGGYQGILFTAAVLTGVNLAIKPLVKLLLLPINLITLGAFRWVANVFSLYLVTLLVPYLEIIGFAFPGYAYQGFIIPEMYLAKIWVLVISSFLISLITTFLFWLFQ; this is encoded by the coding sequence ATGAAAAAGGTTATTCGCTCTTTTGTTATCAACTTAGCTGCCATTATTATTATTAGCCAGTCGATTGAGGGTTTTATTGTCTCTGGAGGCTACCAAGGGATCCTTTTTACAGCGGCGGTCTTGACTGGCGTTAATTTAGCCATCAAGCCTCTAGTCAAACTTCTCCTCCTGCCTATTAATCTCATCACTTTAGGGGCTTTTCGTTGGGTGGCTAATGTTTTTAGTCTCTATTTAGTCACTCTTTTGGTCCCTTATCTGGAAATCATTGGTTTCGCTTTTCCTGGCTATGCTTACCAGGGATTTATTATTCCTGAAATGTATCTTGCTAAAATTTGGGTTCTGGTTATCTCTTCTTTTCTCATTAGTCTAATCACCACCTTCCTTTTTTGGCTTTTTCAATAA